A single region of the Xenopus laevis strain J_2021 chromosome 4L, Xenopus_laevis_v10.1, whole genome shotgun sequence genome encodes:
- the LOC108704828 gene encoding uncharacterized protein LOC108704828 codes for MSSSQRLVLVLGGAGTVGSGIVKCLLQKGFRVAVISRDTSRLEKMKSFVPDSCKDNLYTLLGDVGSEEGAQEAAATLLSRVGKVTDVVSSLGFSWWQGGPPHMQSLQELQKVLETLLLSTFTAWKAFFPLVKDELEGTYTFITGGAGERLLMPGTGFLTLGAAGALAFSQVVREEYPDVPCKLNEIKINMGVAKPERLGPGYVSHLEVGEAIATVVEKKRVSHTVLCVNSTTDLKTLILEGKL; via the exons ATGTCATCTTCACAAAGGCTTGTCTTGGTTCTTGGAGGAGCTGGCACTGTGGGCTCAGGGATTGTGAAATGTCTTTTGCAGAAAG GCTTCCGAGTGGCTGTTATTTCAAGGGATACATCAAGACTGGAGAAGATGAAGAGTTTTGTGCCAGATTCATGCAAAGACAATCTCTATACTTTGCTTGGAGATGTGG GTTCTGAGGAAGGGGCACAAGAGGCAGCAGCAACTTTGCTCAGTCGAGTAGGAAAGGTAACAGATGTGGTGTCCTCACTGGGGTTCAGCTGGTGGCAGGGGGGCCCTCCACACATGCAGTCATTGCAGGAACTGCAAAAG GTGCTGGAGACCCTGCTGCTCAGTACATTCACTGCCTGGAAAGCTTTcttccctctagtgaaggatgAGCTAGAAGGCACCTATACCTTCATTACAG GGGGAGCTGGAGAACGCCTGCTGATGCCAGGCACAGGATTCCTAACTTTGGGTGCAGCAGGAGCCCTGGCCTTTTCCCAGGTTGTCCGTGAGGAATATCCAGATGTTCCATGTAAACTAAATGAG ATAAAGATCAACATGGGGGTGGCCAAACCAGAACGCCTCGGCCCTGGATATGTTAGTCATCTGGAGGTTGGAGAAGCCATAGCAACGGTAGTAGAGAAAAAGAGAGTGTCGCATACTGTATTATGTGTCAACTCTACCACAGACCTCAAGACTCTCATCTTGGAAGGAAAGCTTTAG
- the spata2l.L gene encoding spermatogenesis-associated protein 2-like protein, producing MDEDNLLAQYQNWLVTSCEGGVTTPCSITRLLTDHLLEEPELHGALRSDAFSLIACSIRQKKGLHSALQDLADAFNLLEQACLHLYFTPWRTEFHTIKTYSGLYVHVLEAAFPKDSIGRVLQRLGYKQEEDGQSFVMAELPPRETLAAIALGFLAAHLECCILLDILSKMSSGEVTGIELIGERRSSCGVASCVRKLQKLSTLPIAKSPSCAETWSSRDGLNLSQPQFNDLYQKPFSQHTRGQCKEKMKTLPLVDEPGNVPTFIETKTYTAGIHLEFSLHDCVFSDLSLEFRCSQCQMQHSAKCSVTGECMSAGHNISQLSVSEKHEVVKEAEKNKYNQHSCLQPGNLPHYRCSLCKHLHYINCEEVALCRAQGHPATMIMLEKDQRLWLQKSAMDLHLILLNIVKQTGEENKN from the exons ATGGACGAGGACAATCTCCTAGCACAATACCAGAATTGGCTGGTCACTTCCTGTGAAGGTGGAGTAACTACACCATGCAGTATTACACGGCTACTCACGGATCATTTGCTGGAGGAGCCAGAGTTACATGGTGCCCTGCGAAGTGATGCCTTTTCTCTGATTGCCTGTAGCATACGACAGAAAAAGGGGTTGCACTCTGCTTTACAGGATCTTGCTGATGCCTTCAATTTACTTGAACAGGCCTGTCTGCatctttattttacaccatggaGAACAGAATTTCATACCATAAAA ACATACTCTGGACTGTATGTGCATGTTCTGGAAGCAGCTTTTCCTAAGGATTCAATCGGCAGGGTTCTTCAGCGGTTGGGCTACAAACAGGAAGAGGATGGGCAGAGTTTTGTTATGGCAGAGCTGCCCCCAAGAGAGACCTTGGCTGCAATTGCACTTGGTTTTCTGGCTGCTCACTTGGAGTGTTGCATTTTGTTAGATATCCTGTCAAAGATGAGTTCAGGTGAAGTGACAGGGATTGAATTAATTGGAGAAAGGAGAAGCTCCTGTGGAGTAGCATCCTGTGTAAGGAAGCTACAGAAGTTGTCAACATTACCAATTGCCAAAAGTCCCAGCTGTGCAGAGACCTGGAGCAGTAGAGACGGGCTTAATTTGTCCCAACCACAATTCAATGATTTGTATCAAAAGCCTTTTAGCCAACACACAAGGGGTCAGTGTAAGGAAAAGATGAAAACCCTCCCACTAGTGGATGAACCTGGGAATGTGCCTACATTCATCGAGACCAAGACATACACAGCTGGAATCCATTTGGAATTTAGTTTACATGACTGTGTGTTCTCTGACCTCTCACTCGAATTTAGATGCTCACAGTGTCAAATGCAACATAGTGCTAAGTGCTCCGTGACTGGAGAGTGTATGTCAGCAGGGCATAATATTTCTCAGTTATCAGTGTCTGAGAAGCATGAGGTAGTAAAGGAAGCAGAAAAGAATAAATATAACCAGCATTCTTGTCTACAGCCTGGCAATCTGCCTCATTACCGCTGTTCCTTATGCAAGCATTTGCACTACATAAATTGTGAGGAGGTTGCACTTTGTCGTGCACAGGGACACCCGGCAACCATGATAATGTTGGAGAAGGATCAGAGGCTGTGGCTACAGAAGAGTGCAATGGACCTACATTTAATTCTCCTGAATATTGTCAAGCAGACAGGAGAGGAAAACAAAAACTAA